CAGCTAGgaaatgaaatcttttttttttttaaagtttatttatgagtacactatcttcagatgcaccagaagagggcatcaagtctcactacagatggttgtgagccaccatgtggttgctgggaattgaactcaggacctctggaagagcagtcagtgctcttaaccgctgagccatctctccagccccctagggAATGAAATCTTGACCAGAATCACAGCCTGAGAGTAAAACTACCCTGCTCTGCTAGAAGTAGATCACAGCTGACTGCTGTTCCTAGTCTGGACGCTGAAGGCAGCGCCACACACCTTGGTACTTATGAAGATTTCTGTGAGGCATGGTGGCTTCTTCCTgaaataccagcactcaggaggctgaagcaacaggattgctacaagttcaaggccaccttgggcCACAGAGTCAGaatctcttgaaaaaaaaaaggattttagaAATTGCTCATCTACTCTCATCCCACGAATACTAAAGAGTACAAAAGGGGCCCAGAGAGGACAGAAAGGTTTCCTGAATGGCAGAACCTGGCTCCTGGGTCCTAAGCCAGCAAGCAGGCTTTTGCCTTCACTGTGAAGTTTTACTAGAAGTTGCTGAGTGTAGAGGGCATCTTAACAAGGTACAGGGGACTTATAATCTGTTCAACAGCTCAAATCATTTATTGTCAAACCAAGCTGATTATCCTCAGGGCATTCGGTGTGCTGGGTCCTGCGAATCTCAGAGAACATCCTGCTTGGCCCGGACCTTCTTGGGCTTGATGTTCATGCGTTTCCAGACTTCAGCTGTGCTGCGATCGGCCCTGGTGACTCCACTGAAGTCAAACGTGGTGATACGGGGCAGGTTGCACAGCACATACTGCCTGTGAGGAAGACTTGGGCTGGGGCCAGCCCCTACAGCAGGGAATGGCAGGGAGCTTGACGATGGTTTGGGAGGACTGGGTTCATTCTGAGAGCAAGGGGCATGCTTAGAGGTCTGGTACGTCCTGGGTCCACGTGTGGCAGAAGAATGGTCTTGAATTTCTTGTCTCCTCTCCCCTTGTTCCTTAGGGAAACTCATCTGGACCTTAGATCCAGGCACTTACCTGtaccccttttcttcctctatggGGTTCCCATGGAGGGTCAGGCTCCGGAGACGAGGGAGGACAGCTAGCTTATTCACCTCCCCTAGGCGATGGATGCCGTTGCCGTGAAGGTAGAGGACACTTAGGTTGAAGAATGTTGTTAGGACCTGTTAGGGTAGAAATCAAAAGTCAGGCTGGACAAAGACTGGATCTCAGCTCAGCATGGACTATCTGGCCGAGGAAGAAAAGTTTGGAGACCAGCTTGGCCTTCCTCTCCAGCTCACATAGCCATTATATGACTCTAATATGCTTtcgatacttttaaaaaaatactgcaaaaaaaacaaaaaaaaaattactgtttttttttagtAGGGCATGGTGCCACATGGGATAGGTGGAtacatgagtttgagaccagcctggcctacaaagggagttctaggacaggcaaggctgcaaagagaaatcctgtctttttaaaaaaaaaaaaagaaaactttttataTGATATATGgttattttgcctacatgtatgtatgtatagcacTTGCAGAGGCCATTGGATACCCCCTCCCCCaatgaaactggagttatggataattgtgagccatcatgtgggtgatgggaactggaagggcagcaagtgctcttaactgcttagtcATCTTTATGGCCCTTACtttatgtgtatcagtgtttgcctccatgtatgtttgTGCCCTGCATAAGAGGCTGGTGCTTGTGAGTCAGAAAAGGACATCAAATGGATGGTTGTTAACCaccatgtatgtgctgggaactgaatctgggccCTCTGCGAAAGCAACAAGTATTCAACTGCTGAgctcgcttgctctctctctctctctctctctctctctctctcacacacacacacacacacacacacacacacacacacgagtaaatTAACCTTTTAAGTgctttttagagaaaaaaaaaccctaaaggagACTAGTCAGGTGACAGCTCTCCTTCTTGAGTCTTAATTGCTCCTTAAGGCCTTTCCAACTGAGATGACCATCTGCAAGGGAGTATCAGCTCGGCACATACGTTTGAAGATCCTACCTAAGTTCATACCATTTAATATCACGGAAGAGTCTTCAAGTCATGCCCCAAATCTCCTGCCGATAGGGATCTGAGTAAAGATCTTTCctttttctagaattttctttgctacctttcccttctcctttctcatgtagcccaggctagccttgagttatgtagctgaggatgaccttaagcttagcttcctacctctgccttccaaatgctagaATTGGGAGCAAGTACCAACATACTTGGCCAAACTATGTTTTaaaacttagatttttaaaaggggctggagagatggctcagtgattaagaacactgactgctcttccaaaggtcctgagttcaattcctagcaaccacatagtggctcacaaccatctataataggatctgatgccctcttccggtttgtctgaagacagctacagtgtactcacatacataaaataaatctttaaaaaaaaaaaatcccagaacttAGATTTCACAGAAAGCAACTGATGACTTTCTCAGTAGAGCCCAGCACAAGACACAGTTAAGTGCCTAATGACTGCTCTAGTTTTGCTTCAGCCATTGATAGGCAAGTTGGTTCTCTTACATTTTCATTTAATCCTTATAAAACCATTATGATTATGGGATCTTATCCCTATCCATAGGCAGGCCAAAGTTTTAAACTGTAGCTTGGgagtcttgggaggcagaggcaggaggatttcttgagtttgaggccagcctggtctacagagtgagttccagaacagccagggctacacagacaaaccctgtcttgaaaaagcaaaaaatacatacatacataaaaggccagcctggtctagatagtgaattccaggccagtcagagatacataatgagaccctgtctcccataAAGAAGTTATATACCTTGCTGACAGTGATTTGTACATCTATGTGTCTCTACAACTCTGCCCTTAGAACTGCACcgcactgcctctgcttccttgatAAGGGAGTAGAAAGGCTATGAGCTGGGCACAATGGCTTCAAGCTACCCCTTGGTGTCCATCCAGGGCTGGGAACTCACAGGGTCAATGGTAGTCAGGTCATTGAAGGAGAGGTCAATCCAGGCCAGATTCTCTGGATGCTGTAGAAGCTGTGAAACCACCTGGTTGAAGTCTTTCAGATCATTGAGGACATTGTTGTTGAGCCACAGGGACTGGGTCAGTGACTTTCCTGACTTTGAGTGCCTCACCGGTCGTAGACCTGTCCTTGGCTCCTCGGTTACCAGATCTATAATGACAAAATAAgaattgagtttgtttgtttgtttgctaatttgtatgtgcatgcctggtgtctgcagaaaGAAGAGGCTGtaagattccctagaactggagttaaggggtggttgtgagccactatgtggatactaggaattgaacttgagtactctgtaggtgcaacaagtgctcttaacctccaagccatttctccagcccgagGCTTGTGGTCAACATCTTTGCTTTTCTGCCTTTGGGGCTGATAAGGAAGAGCTGAAAAGATGAACATACACGTGCTACTTTGAGGGCTTGGCAGGGTGTCTAGTGAGACCATCTCTTTCTCAAGCTCCAAAGAGTAAGTTTAGAATAGGCCAAAGAATTTTAGGTTAGATGGTCTTCTTATGTCCCTTGCATTGTTGGGGTCTGCGTATACAACCCCTGTGCGTGGAATAGATCCCTTTCCATTTTATATAAGAACCTGAGTTGTTGGGGGCAAGCCAAGATAATATCACAAAATGCAAAATACTATTCTAGTGTAGTTGATAGAGCCACATCAGTGCTACACCTGCATTGTCTTCCTTAATGGCAAGCTGTGGAAGGAAGTAGGTACACAACCACAAGCAATGAGAGAGACTGTGCAGGCTCTGGATAAGCAGTAGGGCAGGGATGAAGCAGATGTGTCTCAGGAATTTCTATGGGCAGGATGGAAACAAACTGGTAATAAGTGTTAATGTGATAGTCCACAGTCGTTTCTGCAAGGAAAAGGTCTTGGTGCACTGAGAGCACAGGGAAGGTGAGTCTGAGCTGAACTTAGTAGATGGGAGATGTTAACCATGCAGAGGAGGGGAAAAGGGTGAGTAAAGGCACAAGAAGAGAGCGGGATGGAGATGTGTGTCCACTGGAACCAGGCACAAGAgcacactagaaaaaaaaatcagacaggaGCCAGTCCTTAGTCCCAAATGCTAAGCTAAGATCTAGGGTTTTATTCTGTAGGAAATGGGAAGTTATTGGAGTGTTTAAAATAGACAATTAGGGGTTGGAGATAGGGcttactggttaagagcactgattgctcttccagagatcctaagtttgattcccagcaaccacatggtggctcacaaccatctgtaatgggatctgataccctcttctggtgtgtctgaagacagccacagtgtactcatatacataaaataaatcttttaaacagACAATTAGCTTTTTACTTGAAAGGTGACTTAGAAGCTTCTACGTAGACTGGGTTTAGGAGGTACATAAAATTCAAAGATCATGTTGCCTAGCATGAAACAACACAAACACAGCAATTATGATTGAATATAGCAGTTATGATTGGCTGACTGAATGTAAAGGTAGAAGGCTATATTAGAGTGGTACCTAGCTTTTTGTTCAGGCCTTGTAGCTGATGAGGAATTTTGGGAGAATTGGGTTGGAAAAGTGATGAGTTCAGGCTTGGGTTTGGTGTGTTCGATGTTCCTGTTGTATGAAAAGGCAAGAGATGCCAGGTAGGCAGGTAGGCAGGAATGAAGGCCTAAAGCTGAGAAGACAGCCTTGCAAATGATGAGTACAGAGTATATATTGTTAGGCAGACAAGCAGTCCctcagagaggaaggggaagccaTTTAAAAAGTTAGTGaataaaccgggcgtggtggagcacgcctttaatcccagcactcaggaggcagaggcaagtggatttctgagttcaaggccagcctggtctacaaagtgagttccaggacagccaaggctacacagagaaaccctgtctcgaaaaacaaaaaaaaagttagtgaATAATCTGAAGAGCAGGAAGATACAAGAtagaatggttttatttatttttaattaaaatgttatatatatggtgttttgcctgcatatatgtttgcCATGCCTAGTAAGGCTAGAAGAGGTCATCGGATCCCTGAGAACTAGAGTTCCGGGTGGTTGTCAGCCACGGGGTGCTGAAGATCTAAACTaggttctttggaagagcagcccttACTTAGCTTACTTAGCtggtgctaagccatctctcaaacTCCAGAGAGAATAGGTTAAAGGTGTTTGGAGTGTATGCAGTAGATGGAGAGTAAGGTCTAGGAAAGACAAGGACTTAACACTCATTCTGGCAGCTCAGAAGTAGCTGGTAGCTGTGTAAAGGCTTGAGAACAGAAGCCGGATGCTGGAAAGTGAATGTGCAGAGAAAGCACACCTCTCCCCTGCTATGCTCTTCAAATGAGGTTCATAATGAGGGTGGGTGGGCTCTGCCCAAGCTGGCATTTGTGGGAGACCCAGAACCAGACTACAGTTTAACTCAAGCGGTTCCATTTTCTCTACTGCCTCTAAGCCTTTAGCAAAGTCTGGGGACTTGTAGGGACAGAGCACTTTTGCAAAATCTAGCCAGCTTCCACATACACTTCCATCCATTTTTCTCAGCTGCAGGTCAGACAGCATCCACCAGGTGGCTCACTGCCTTAGTCTTGGAATGAACAGGACACAAGGTTGAGGCCTGAATAGGGTGGTGTATGCTGCCCATGAGTAGGGTCCAGATCATGTCTGCTGCTCACACCTTCCAAACACTTTCAAATGATTTGACTTAGATGAATAAAAATGTCAGAATAACTCCACATGTTCTGCAGGGTATCAGCTTCCTAGTTCAGAGTAGGTCTGGCTGGACCACAAATATCAACAGTAAACAGAACTAGAATTGGGAGAGGGGTACTGACTGCAGGGATCCTCTTGCTAATTTCTCAAGTGTTGCCATGTAACTTTTTCCACATGCCCAAACGTCACTTTGAAGAACTTTTAGTGTCATTTATCTGTTTCCATGATGGAAATGATTGGCAGGTGTATATGGGAAACCCTCTTAGTACTTAGTTTGTGAATGGATTAGCAAGTACCGGTTGTGCAAGGGGTAAGCCTATGTTTGGTAACATGCCCAAAGCTGCTGCTTAACCAGGTTAAGCAAATTAGATGTCCCAAGGACCCCCTCAACTCTGTCCTTTCTTTACCTTCTAAGTGTTGTTGAAGCTCCGGGGAATTGAAagggcttgctttttttttttttattagatttatttatttacttattacatgtaagtacactgtagctgacttcagacacaccagaagagggtggcagatctcattatgggtggttgtgagccaccatgtggttgctgggatttgtactcaggaccttcggaagagcagtcggcgctcttaaccactgagtcatctcaccagcccaagggcTTGCTTTTGTTATGTCTGTCCCCCTACCCCCATTTAGCAAGGAGTACaattgcctggtgtgtgtgtttgcacatatatgtatataactgtGTAATATCAGGAGCTCAGTAAGTTCTGAACCACTAGTTGAGTGTGTGACATCTGCAGGTTCTATTTTGTGATGTACAGGTACCTTGGGAAGAGCTGTCTAGTGTCTTCCTCCTCTGGAGGAGTCCACAAAGAGCAGAGTCAGACCTTCCCATTGAAAGTTGAAAATTTCTGTGCTATAGTAGGAGTGGTTACACAAAGCTATAATTGCACCTAAAACCTTTATGAACCTTTTTGCACAAAGCTATAATTGCAACTAAAACCTTTATGAACTCTGTACTCCAGCAGTCAGAAGTAATGTAGAACACAATAGAGATCACAGTAGGTGAGTCTGTGCTGGGGATACAGAAGACTAAGACATTTGTCTGATTGAGTGATTTCTCAGTACTCTCCATGAACTTCTGGCTACCGCCTGGCTTTTTCTGAAGATGGGTCAACTACCATAAGAGACCCCTGGTTCCTTCTGCATTTGCTACCTTAAAAAACTGGGgtgtgtgggagaggggagactcagtggttaagagcacttgttactccAGAGTTTGATTTCagtacccacatggaggctctcAATCAATCCCGCCTAACTCTATTTCTAAGGAagctgaagccctcttctgacttccatgggcactaggcatgtgtatgatacatatacacatacattcaggtaaaacattcatacacataaatctaaaataaattaaaaaagaaaattttgctgggcagtggtggcgcacgcctttaatcccagcactcgggaggcagaggcaggcggatttcttagttcaaggccagcctggtctacagagtgagttccaggacagcctgggctatacagagaaaccctgtctcgaaaaaaaacaaaacaaacaaacaaacaaaaaaagttcacAGAACCTGGAAGGGACAGTGCAGCAGCtaaagagcactagctgctcttcaaAGGACCTGGCTGATTTCCCACCGGCAcgaaggctcacagccatcagtaACACCAGGTTCAGGGGTTTAatacccacttctggcctctgcctgcACCAGGCACACAAGGGATGTAGatatacatgtaggtaaaatacccatacacataaggttaaaatacatatttttaatctcAAGGCTGAGGATGAAGCTCAGATGTAAGACATTTGTCCTATATGTCAGAGGCCTTGCATTCACTCCTTAACTcagtaaaacaaaaatatcttactccaccctcttcttccttcaaagACAGCAAGAAGTTGGGAAAATTCTGtttaggctttttgtttgttttggtttttgagacagggtttctctgtgtatagctttggttgtcctggaactcgctttatagaccttgaattcaccaagaccttcctgcctctgcctcccaagtgctgggactaaaagcctgcaccaccaccgcccaggcTGTGtaggctttaaaaaaagaagacttaAGGATTTTTTGTCTTGGTACCATACAGCCTTATCTGAGTGCTGTGCTCTGCTGACCTTGGACCATTTGGACGCTTTTGAAGGAGTAGTCAAGAGGAGGCTCCTGCACGGAAGTGTTCATATAGTCCCGTGAGCTCATAGTTCAGGCCATCATTCATCAGGTGGAAGCATGGGCCCTGGGAGTCTGGCTTCAGCCTGGGAGGACAGAAGAGAATCAATGCTCCAGATATGGAGTGTCTATGCTCAGGATTCCCCACAGCCCTCCACACTGCTTTCTACTCTCTAGAGCTCTAGGCCTGCCTATCTGCATTGCCATTTTAAGATACTGGTGCTTTCATGTATAGTATACTTCTTAGATAAACTTCACAACACTCTGAACTCATCTGATAGTTCGAGCACCCTTATCTTAggagatgttttgttttattgacatagggtctaatgtagcccaggctaatctCAAATTAATGATCTACCTTccacagcctcctgagtgttggaattatggGTATGTACCATCACACAAGCTACAGTACCCATTCCTATTTTCCAGATGAAGAAATTGAGACCCAAAGGGTAAAGGACTTGCCCAGAGTTAAGCCGAGTCAGTTGTGGACCGCAGTCATAGTCTCCAGAATCGTACTCTGAGAACCTTCTTGCAACTCCACAATAGTTACCATAGAGACTGCCTGCTGCCTAGTCTCTGTTGACATCACCTGCAGTATTTTATTGCTTGACAACCCTTGAAGACCTTCCCTGAACCTGATGGGTGTTTGAGAGCCCTTCCCTTTCTGACACAGCTAGGTATTTGCTCCCTTCTCTGTGCAGCTTGTCAATCAGCCCTTTCCATCTGAGTACCCTGCTTCTAGTCACAGCTTGGGTTTAACTATGTATAAACAGAAAACAGGGTCCACCCTCACTCACCTGTCACTGAGGCCTGAAACGCCATCATAAGGGATTCATTCCTTTGGGTTTAGGGATTGTTCCCTGTTAAAATGGAAACATCCCTCAGAGAGAGGTGAACACAAAGTTATCAGTCATTTGTAATGTGTGATGTGTCTTATGCAGTCCTTTCCATTCTGTTAGGGAAAGTAACGCTGAGAACATGTTTTTCCTGAGActaggaaaagccttgaacactACTCACCTGGGAGGAAGAGAGCTGGAAACTCTACCAAGGGCTGttggtgtttggtgtgtgtgttctattgtgTATCCTTTATTGTGTTCTATTGTGTGTGGGAATCATAGAAACAAAAGGCAAACTAGGTGtctctagccgggcgtggtggcacacgcctttaatcccagcacttgggaggcagaggcaggtggatttctgagttcgaggccagcctggtctacaaagtgagttccaggacagccagggctacacagagaaaccctgtctcgaaaccccccccccaaaaacaaaaacaaaaacaaaaacccaaatgtGTCTCTAGGCTAGAGTCCCCTTTCACCCTACCCAATGTCAACACTTCTCTATATCCTTACTTCCCAAAGGATGAGGGTTAGAGCAATTACACACTCAGAGCAGGGTGCTCTGTAGAGCAGTGCTGTCAGAAGAAGACAATCAGGTCACAAATGCAGGCCTCATATATGATCTTTTAGATACATAGTTTCAAGATTTTAGGAGATTGTGGGCTgatgagaaggctcagcaggtaaaggcatgtgctgcACAAGTctcaacctgaatttgatccctgaaaTATAATAGGAGAAAATCAAGTCCTTAAGATTGACtcagccgggtagtggtggcacatgcctttaatcccagcacttgggaggcagaggcaggcagatttctcagtttgaggccagcctggtctacagagtgagtttcaggacagccagggctacacagagaaaccctgtcttgaaaaaccaaaaggaggaggaggaagaagaggaggaagaagaaaaaagattgtCTCATGACCTCCAGAGActagtccacacacacacagaactgaaTATATGGATATTTTTCAGAGCTATAAtttcaataaaatgaaatggGTAAAATTAATCCTAATATACTAACTCAgtatattcaaaatatttaacaTGTAATCAATACTAGGAATTACTGGGATATTTTAGAGTCTACCCCAAGATGAATTAGCTACCTGTTGAGTCAGATGCTTAATTGTCACATATGACAATGGCCATCAATCTGCCTGCGCTAGGTTCTTCTAGACCGCTGGCCTCTATAGGCAGCAGACATAAATggtgcacaaatatacatacaggcaaaacagccatatatatacatttttataaataaataaataaataaataaataaatgtgggtACTAAACTAGGTTGGGCTTCTGCCTGCGCTAGGTTCTTCTAGTTTTACAAAAACCTGTGGAGGTTGCAGATGTGACTCAGTACCAGAGCTTGCCTGCCTAGTATGTGCAAAGGGTGTACATTCAATCCCTAACATCAcagcatataataataataataataataataataataataataataaatagtatagTTATTGAATGCCTATAGATTTTCCTAAACCAAATGGCAACTAAGTTACTCTGGCATGGGTGAGTAGACAGCAGTCAGGGCAGTGAGGACCTCTACCATGTTGCCCATGTGTTCCTTCCAGCTTGACTTTGTTTTGCCCAAGTCTTCATCTCTGCTGCTATAAGCtctgatctctttttttttttttttattttgagatacagTTTTGTATAGGACAGTGGTTACTTCAAACTTGCTCTGTAACTGAGAGTAACTTTGGACTCCtaatctttctgcttccacttcccaagtACTCGGATTACAAATGTAAGCCACCACAGCCACTTTGATTTTTAGaaaggatttcactatgtagcccaggttggccctgaACTTGAGCACTTGTCTTAGCCTTCCTCCAAAGTGGGAGGGAGAGCACTATGACCAGCTAAGATCTTCCTTCTTGATCCTGATTTTTTAAGTTTCTTCTcccactcctccatggctttctTTTCCCATGATGGTCTGTCTCCAGTAATGGAAATTTAAACTCTAAAATAGAGTTTAGCAGCTCcatcttgttgttgttgggttttgtttgtttaattgttttgttCTAAGATAGGGTTTTTCTATGAAGTCCTGGAAAtcgctatgtagactaggctatccTCGAACTCAGATTTGACCATTAGTCTCAGGCTTCAACTCAAGTTCTATGTCTCCATCAAGTTACCACAGTTTCCTGTAGACTTGGTATCTAAAAGATTCAGGTATTTCTAACAAACAATCAATGTCCAAGGGACCATCAAATACGTGACAGAGTTCAGATGCTGTGTGATTCAGGCTGACACTTCCCAAAAAGTTGTggaagagtctcatgtagcccagtctgCCCTCATACTCACTATGGAGCTAGAATGACCGTGACTCCTGGTggtcctgtctctacttcctaaaTGCTGAGTTTCAGGTGCTCAGTGAGACTGCTATTTTttccttggtttttcaagacagctgttctctgtgtagttctggttgTCTAGGTattttctttgtagaccaggctagccttgaattcacatagatccacctgcctctgcttcccgagtgctgtgaCTAAAGGCATACAACCCCATGGCTGGCTCAAGATACTACTATGTTATTCCTCCAAACCTGATAAAGTCTGTCCTTccatattgtgatggtttgtatatgcttagcccaggaagtggcattgtttggaggtgtggccttgttggagtatgtgtgtcactgtgggtatggactTTAAGTCTCTTGTCCagtctcctagcagccttcaagtgagaatggagaactctcagcttctgtaCCAAgcttgcctagatgctgccatgttcctgccctgatgataatggactgaacttctaaacctgtaagcctgacccaattaaatgctgtcctttg
This Mus musculus strain C57BL/6J chromosome 7, GRCm38.p6 C57BL/6J DNA region includes the following protein-coding sequences:
- the Lrrc51 gene encoding leucine-rich repeat-containing protein 51 isoform 1 (isoform 1 is encoded by transcript variant 4), with protein sequence MSSRDYMNTSVQEPPLDYSFKSVQMVQDLVTEEPRTGLRPVRHSKSGKSLTQSLWLNNNVLNDLKDFNQVVSQLLQHPENLAWIDLSFNDLTTIDPVLTTFFNLSVLYLHGNGIHRLGEVNKLAVLPRLRSLTLHGNPIEEEKGYRQYVLCNLPRITTFDFSGVTRADRSTAEVWKRMNIKPKKVRAKQDVL
- the Lrrc51 gene encoding leucine-rich repeat-containing protein 51 isoform 2 (isoform 2 is encoded by transcript variant 3) codes for the protein MSSRDYMNTSVQEPPLDYSFKSVQMVQDLVTEEPRTGLRPVRHSKSGKSLTQSLWLNNNVLNDLKDFNQVVSQLLQHPENLAWIDLSFNDLTTIDPVLTTFFNLSVLYLHGNGIHRLGEVNKLAVLPRLRSLTLHGNPIEEEKGYR